In Flavobacterium sp. N1736, the following are encoded in one genomic region:
- a CDS encoding bifunctional aconitate hydratase 2/2-methylisocitrate dehydratase, producing MNIYQDYIKEIADRKDQGLHPKPIDGADLLSDIIEQIKDVNNEYREDSLKFFVYNVVPGTTSAAGLKAKFLKEIILGEFEVKEITPAFAFELLSHMKGGPSIEVLLDLALGDDFVTAKEAANVLKTQVYLYEADTDRLKEAFKNDSVIAREILESYAKAEFFTSLPEVVEEIKVVTYIAGEGDISTDLLSPGNQAHSRSDRELHGKCMITPQAQDEIKMLQAQYPDASVMLIAEKGTMGVGSSRMSGVNNVALWTGKQASPYVPFINIAPIVAGTNGISPIFLTTVDVTGGIGLDLKNWVKKLDANGDIIRNENNEPILEEAYSVATGTVLTINTKTKKLYNGDKELIDISKAFTPQKMEFIKAGGSYAIVFGKKLQTLAAKVLDIEAPLVFAPSKEISIEGQGLTAVEKIFNRNAVGITPGKVLHAGSDVRVEVNIVGSQDTTGLMTAQELESMAATVISPIVDGAYQSGCHTASVWDKKAQANIPKLMKFMNDFGLITARDPKAVYHSMTDVIHKVLNDITIDEWAIIIGGDSHTRMSKGVAFGADSGTVALALATGEASMPIPESVKVTFIGEMKGYMDFRDVVHSTQSQMLKKFGGENVFQGRIIEVHLGTLTADQAFTFTDWTAEMKAKASICISEDDTLIDSLEIAKGRIQIMINKGMDNHKQVLQGLINKADKRIAEIKSAEKPALTPDANAKYYAEVVVDLDQIVEPMIADPDVNNVDVSKRYTHDTIRPLSFYGGVKKVDLGFIGSCMVHKGDMKILAQMLKNIEDLHGKVEFKAPLVVAPPTYNIVDELKAEGDWEVLQKYSGFEFDDNAPKGAARTEYENMLYLERPGCNLCMGNQEKAAKGDTVMATSTRLFQGRVVEDTEGKKGESLLSSTPVVVLSTILGRTPTMDEYTAAVEGISLTKFAPSSKQLVM from the coding sequence ATGAATATTTATCAGGATTACATTAAAGAGATTGCTGATCGTAAAGACCAGGGACTTCACCCAAAACCAATTGATGGTGCTGACTTATTAAGCGACATTATTGAACAAATTAAAGATGTAAATAACGAGTACAGAGAAGATTCTCTTAAATTCTTTGTTTATAATGTTGTGCCGGGAACTACCAGCGCTGCAGGTCTTAAAGCTAAATTTTTAAAAGAAATAATTCTTGGTGAATTTGAAGTAAAAGAAATCACGCCTGCTTTTGCTTTTGAATTATTATCTCACATGAAAGGCGGACCTTCTATCGAAGTGCTGTTGGATTTAGCTCTTGGTGATGATTTTGTTACTGCCAAAGAAGCTGCAAATGTTCTTAAAACACAAGTTTATCTTTATGAGGCAGACACAGACCGCCTAAAAGAAGCTTTTAAAAATGATAGTGTAATCGCAAGAGAGATTCTTGAAAGTTACGCAAAAGCAGAATTTTTTACTTCATTGCCAGAAGTAGTTGAAGAAATTAAAGTGGTTACTTATATCGCCGGTGAGGGTGATATTTCGACTGACTTGTTGTCTCCGGGTAATCAGGCTCACTCACGTTCTGACCGTGAACTTCACGGTAAATGCATGATCACTCCTCAGGCACAAGACGAAATCAAGATGCTGCAAGCACAATATCCTGATGCAAGTGTGATGTTAATTGCAGAAAAAGGTACGATGGGTGTAGGTTCATCCAGAATGTCAGGAGTAAATAACGTGGCTCTTTGGACAGGTAAACAAGCAAGTCCATATGTTCCATTTATTAATATTGCTCCAATTGTTGCAGGAACAAACGGTATTTCTCCAATTTTCCTAACAACGGTTGACGTTACGGGTGGTATTGGTTTAGATCTTAAAAACTGGGTAAAAAAGCTGGATGCAAATGGCGATATTATTCGTAATGAAAATAATGAACCAATTTTAGAAGAAGCATACTCTGTAGCTACCGGTACAGTGCTTACCATAAACACAAAAACTAAGAAACTTTATAACGGAGACAAAGAATTAATTGATATTTCTAAGGCATTCACGCCTCAGAAAATGGAATTTATAAAAGCCGGAGGATCATATGCAATTGTATTTGGTAAAAAACTTCAAACATTAGCAGCGAAAGTTCTGGATATTGAAGCTCCGCTTGTATTTGCTCCATCAAAAGAGATTTCTATTGAGGGTCAAGGTCTTACGGCAGTAGAAAAAATCTTCAACAGAAATGCTGTTGGAATAACTCCGGGTAAAGTATTACATGCAGGTTCAGATGTTCGTGTAGAAGTTAATATTGTAGGTTCACAAGATACAACTGGTCTTATGACGGCTCAGGAATTAGAGTCTATGGCAGCAACAGTAATTTCGCCAATCGTAGACGGAGCATATCAATCTGGTTGTCATACAGCTTCTGTATGGGATAAAAAAGCGCAGGCTAATATTCCAAAATTGATGAAATTTATGAACGATTTCGGTTTAATCACGGCTCGTGACCCGAAAGCTGTTTATCACTCCATGACAGATGTAATTCATAAAGTTCTTAACGATATTACAATAGACGAGTGGGCTATCATTATTGGTGGTGACTCTCATACAAGAATGTCAAAAGGGGTTGCTTTTGGTGCAGACTCAGGAACAGTTGCTCTTGCACTTGCTACCGGCGAGGCTTCAATGCCAATTCCGGAATCTGTAAAAGTGACATTTATTGGAGAAATGAAAGGTTATATGGACTTCCGTGATGTAGTGCATTCAACACAATCTCAAATGCTTAAAAAGTTTGGTGGTGAAAATGTATTCCAGGGAAGAATTATTGAAGTTCATCTTGGAACTCTGACTGCTGACCAGGCATTTACGTTTACAGATTGGACTGCAGAAATGAAAGCAAAAGCGTCTATCTGTATTTCTGAAGATGATACTTTGATCGACTCACTGGAGATTGCAAAAGGAAGAATCCAGATCATGATCAATAAAGGTATGGATAATCACAAACAAGTTCTTCAGGGATTGATTAACAAAGCAGATAAGAGAATTGCCGAAATTAAATCAGCTGAGAAACCAGCCTTAACTCCGGATGCAAATGCGAAGTATTATGCTGAAGTTGTTGTTGATCTTGATCAAATTGTAGAACCAATGATTGCTGATCCGGACGTTAATAATGTTGATGTTTCTAAACGATATACGCACGATACAATCAGACCATTATCTTTTTACGGAGGAGTTAAAAAAGTAGATCTTGGATTTATCGGTTCTTGCATGGTTCATAAAGGAGATATGAAAATCCTTGCTCAAATGCTTAAAAATATAGAAGATTTACATGGTAAAGTTGAGTTTAAAGCGCCGCTTGTGGTAGCGCCGCCAACTTATAACATTGTAGATGAGCTTAAAGCCGAAGGTGACTGGGAAGTTTTACAGAAATACTCAGGTTTCGAATTTGACGATAATGCTCCTAAAGGTGCAGCACGTACAGAATACGAAAACATGTTGTATTTAGAGCGTCCGGGATGTAACCTATGTATGGGTAATCAGGAAAAAGCTGCAAAAGGAGATACTGTAATGGCAACTTCTACACGTTTGTTCCAAGGAAGAGTCGTAGAGGATACTGAAGGTAAAAAAGGAGAGTCATTACTTTCTTCAACACCAGTAGTAGTATTGTCTACAATTCTTGGCAGAACTCCTACAATGGATGAATATACAGCCGCAGTAGAAGGTATTAGCTTAACTAAATTTGCACCATCAAGCAAACAATTAGTGATGTAA
- a CDS encoding peptide chain release factor 3, with translation MSFLKEIERRRTFGIISHPDAGKTTLTEKLLLFGGAIQEAGAVKNNKIKKGATSDFMEIERQRGISVSTSVLAFNYKDKKINILDTPGHKDFAEDTFRTLTAVDSVIVVIDVAKGVEEQTEKLVAVCRMRNIPMIVFINKLDREGKDAFDLMDEVEQKLGLKVTPLSFPIGMGYDFQGIYNLWEENINLFSGDSRKNIEETIAFSDVQNNPELDKIVGQKAAGKLREELELIDEVYPKFERQDYLDGKIQPVFFGSALNNFGVRELLDCFVTIAPSPRAKDSETRLVDPKEEKMTGFVFKIHANMDPKHRDRLAFIKIVSGTFERNKPYYHVRQKKNLKFSSPNAFFAEKKEIVDISYPGDIVGLHDTGNFKIGDTLTEGEIMSFKGIPSFSPEHFRYINNADPMKAKQLDKGVDQLMDEGVAQLFTLEMNNRKIIGTVGALQYEVIQYRLEHEYGAKCTYENFPVHKACWVKPDDAKNDEFKEFKRIKQKFLAHDKYGQLVFLADSDFTIQMTQNKYPTVKLFFTSEFD, from the coding sequence ATGAGTTTTTTAAAAGAAATAGAACGCAGAAGAACATTTGGAATTATATCGCATCCTGATGCAGGTAAAACGACTTTAACTGAAAAGTTATTGTTGTTTGGAGGGGCTATTCAGGAGGCAGGAGCTGTAAAAAACAACAAAATCAAAAAAGGAGCAACGAGTGATTTCATGGAAATCGAACGCCAAAGAGGTATTTCGGTTTCAACATCTGTACTTGCTTTTAATTATAAAGATAAAAAAATCAACATTCTTGATACTCCAGGACACAAGGATTTTGCCGAAGATACTTTTAGAACTTTAACTGCTGTTGATAGTGTTATTGTTGTAATTGACGTTGCAAAAGGGGTTGAGGAACAAACTGAAAAATTGGTTGCAGTTTGTAGAATGCGTAATATTCCGATGATTGTTTTCATCAATAAATTAGATCGTGAAGGTAAAGATGCTTTTGATTTGATGGATGAAGTGGAACAAAAATTGGGATTAAAAGTTACACCTTTAAGTTTTCCAATCGGTATGGGATATGACTTTCAGGGAATTTATAATTTATGGGAAGAAAATATCAATCTTTTTAGCGGTGACAGCCGTAAAAATATAGAAGAAACGATCGCTTTTTCTGACGTTCAAAACAATCCTGAATTAGATAAAATTGTTGGTCAAAAAGCAGCTGGTAAACTTCGTGAAGAATTAGAATTAATTGATGAAGTGTATCCTAAATTTGAACGTCAGGATTATTTAGACGGAAAAATTCAGCCTGTATTTTTTGGTTCAGCCTTAAATAATTTTGGAGTTCGCGAATTGTTAGATTGTTTCGTTACAATCGCTCCATCACCAAGAGCAAAAGATTCTGAAACGCGTTTGGTTGATCCTAAAGAAGAAAAAATGACTGGTTTTGTGTTTAAAATCCATGCCAATATGGATCCAAAACACAGAGATCGTTTAGCATTTATTAAAATTGTTTCGGGAACTTTTGAAAGAAACAAACCTTATTATCATGTTCGTCAAAAGAAAAATTTAAAATTTTCCAGTCCGAATGCTTTTTTTGCCGAGAAAAAAGAAATTGTAGACATTTCTTATCCTGGAGATATTGTAGGTTTACACGATACAGGAAATTTTAAAATTGGTGATACTTTAACCGAAGGTGAAATAATGAGTTTTAAAGGAATTCCGAGTTTCTCTCCAGAACATTTTAGATACATCAACAATGCTGACCCAATGAAAGCCAAGCAATTGGACAAAGGTGTCGATCAGTTAATGGATGAAGGTGTTGCGCAGTTATTTACGCTTGAAATGAACAATCGTAAAATAATTGGTACTGTTGGAGCACTTCAATACGAGGTAATTCAGTATCGTTTAGAACATGAATATGGTGCAAAATGTACTTATGAGAACTTCCCTGTTCATAAAGCTTGCTGGGTAAAACCTGATGATGCAAAAAATGATGAATTCAAAGAATTTAAACGTATTAAACAAAAATTCTTAGCTCATGATAAATATGGTCAATTGGTATTTTTAGCCGATTCTGACTTTACAATTCAAATGACACAAAATAAATATCCTACAGTAAAATTATTCTTTACATCAGAGTTTGATTAA
- a CDS encoding alpha-amylase, whose protein sequence is MKKPFAKLYCLAAISVFFSSCSENEATGNDTRAESQQFKIINVTHHDGKPFSTGESKSLTAKYVDNPGGGVMMQAFYWDVPAGGTWWNTVSSKVAAWGNAGIGSIWLPPASKAQNGAFSMGYDPTDYFDFGDYNQNGSTETRFGSKTELVSLITNAHAENLKVYADIVINHNSGGQSEANPFTGTSTWTNFTGIASGKFPRTYNDFYKNSYGNNDEGAFGGFPDLCHAAPNVQNWLWLRTDGVGKYYKNTMKFDGWRFDYVKGFGPWVVNSWNANVGGFSVGEYWDANVNTLEWWANNANSSVFDFACYYKMNDAFDGNNLALLNDDMMWKRNPYKAVTFVANHDTDEISNKLLAYSYILTHEGYPTIFYRDYEEWLDKSKLNNLIWIHNNKATGTTSILYSDNDEYVARRNGYNGNPGLVVYINNSTSWQERWVETNWANTQIKDFTGASTWYPTTQADKWVKIQCPPKGYSVWSINQ, encoded by the coding sequence ATGAAAAAACCTTTTGCAAAACTGTATTGCCTTGCTGCTATTTCGGTCTTTTTTTCTTCGTGTTCTGAAAATGAAGCGACTGGAAACGACACAAGAGCTGAAAGCCAGCAATTTAAAATCATCAATGTAACTCACCATGATGGAAAACCCTTTAGTACGGGAGAATCAAAATCATTAACCGCAAAATATGTCGATAATCCGGGCGGCGGAGTTATGATGCAGGCTTTTTATTGGGATGTTCCTGCCGGCGGAACCTGGTGGAATACTGTTAGTAGTAAAGTAGCCGCCTGGGGTAATGCCGGAATTGGATCTATCTGGTTACCACCTGCTTCTAAAGCACAAAATGGAGCTTTCTCTATGGGATATGACCCAACAGATTATTTTGATTTTGGTGATTACAACCAAAATGGTTCGACAGAAACCAGATTTGGATCTAAAACTGAATTGGTAAGTTTAATTACAAATGCACATGCCGAAAACCTGAAAGTATATGCGGATATTGTAATCAATCATAATAGTGGCGGTCAATCTGAAGCTAATCCGTTTACAGGAACAAGCACCTGGACTAATTTTACAGGGATTGCTTCAGGAAAATTCCCGCGTACGTATAATGACTTTTACAAAAACAGTTATGGTAATAATGACGAAGGGGCTTTTGGTGGTTTTCCTGATTTATGCCACGCTGCTCCAAATGTTCAAAATTGGCTGTGGCTTAGAACTGACGGAGTTGGTAAATATTATAAAAACACGATGAAATTTGATGGCTGGAGATTTGATTACGTTAAAGGTTTTGGCCCGTGGGTTGTAAATTCATGGAATGCTAATGTAGGAGGATTTTCTGTTGGAGAATATTGGGATGCAAACGTAAACACGCTTGAATGGTGGGCTAATAATGCAAATAGTTCTGTGTTTGATTTTGCTTGCTATTATAAAATGAATGATGCTTTTGACGGAAATAATCTGGCATTATTAAACGATGATATGATGTGGAAAAGAAATCCATACAAAGCGGTTACATTTGTTGCCAATCACGATACAGATGAAATTTCGAATAAATTATTGGCGTATTCTTATATTTTAACGCACGAAGGATATCCAACCATTTTCTACAGGGACTACGAAGAATGGCTGGATAAAAGCAAACTAAACAATCTAATTTGGATTCATAATAATAAAGCGACGGGAACAACTTCTATTTTATATTCTGATAATGATGAATATGTTGCCAGAAGAAATGGATATAATGGAAATCCCGGGTTAGTTGTATATATCAATAACTCAACATCATGGCAGGAAAGATGGGTTGAAACAAATTGGGCAAACACTCAAATTAAAGATTTCACCGGAGCTTCAACCTGGTATCCAACAACACAAGCAGATAAATGGGTAAAAATACAATGTCCGCCTAAAGGATATTCGGTTTGGTCAATCAACCAATAA
- a CDS encoding AAA family ATPase codes for MSDVTAIHNLVQKRNELKTEIAKIIVGQDAVVDQILLCIFSGGHALLIGVPGLAKTLLINTLSQALGLDFKRIQFTPDLMPSDILGSEILDENRRFKFIKGPVFSNIILADEINRTPPKTQAALLEAMQERSVTIAGENHKLDLPYFVLATQNPIEQEGTYPLPEAQLDRFMFAVKLEYPSFEEEVQVVKRTTSDAKTTINPLFTAQEIIDFQHLIRRIPVADNVIEYAVSLVSKTRPDNALSNDFVKNYLDWGAGPRASQNLILAAKAHAAFNGKFSPDIEDVKAVATGILRHRIIKNYKADAEGITEEIIIQKLL; via the coding sequence ATGTCTGACGTAACAGCAATTCATAATTTAGTTCAAAAACGCAACGAATTAAAAACCGAAATAGCAAAAATCATTGTAGGGCAAGACGCCGTTGTAGATCAAATTTTACTTTGTATATTTTCCGGAGGACACGCTCTTTTAATAGGAGTACCGGGTTTAGCAAAAACATTATTGATAAATACTTTGTCTCAGGCGTTAGGATTAGATTTTAAAAGAATACAGTTTACACCGGATTTAATGCCTTCTGATATTTTAGGAAGCGAGATTTTAGATGAAAACAGAAGATTTAAATTTATAAAAGGACCGGTTTTTTCTAATATTATCCTGGCAGATGAGATCAACAGAACGCCGCCTAAAACACAGGCAGCTTTGCTTGAGGCAATGCAGGAGCGCTCGGTTACAATTGCCGGCGAAAACCATAAGTTAGATTTACCTTATTTTGTATTGGCAACGCAAAATCCAATTGAACAAGAAGGAACTTATCCATTGCCGGAAGCTCAGTTAGACCGTTTTATGTTTGCCGTAAAATTAGAATATCCAAGTTTTGAAGAAGAAGTGCAAGTCGTAAAACGTACAACTTCTGATGCCAAAACAACAATTAATCCTTTGTTTACAGCGCAGGAAATTATCGATTTTCAGCACTTGATTCGAAGAATTCCTGTAGCAGATAATGTTATTGAATATGCCGTGTCTTTAGTAAGTAAAACACGTCCTGATAATGCTTTGTCAAATGATTTTGTAAAGAATTATTTAGATTGGGGAGCAGGACCAAGAGCCTCTCAGAACCTAATCCTGGCAGCAAAAGCACACGCCGCTTTTAACGGTAAATTTTCGCCGGATATTGAAGATGTAAAAGCAGTTGCAACCGGAATTTTGCGTCACAGAATTATCAAAAATTATAAAGCAGATGCTGAAGGAATAACAGAAGAAATTATCATTCAAAAATTATTATAA
- a CDS encoding peptidylprolyl isomerase, translated as MLLKKLQLKTIDYKLGLTICFLLFFNSFISAQEIIPDVVAQKPVEVPSSGQKQKIDGIIATVGDYIVLDSDIDKGYLEITSQGGSIKDITRCQMLGKLLEDKLYAHQAIQDSIIVSDAEVRSMMEERLNYMLQQVGDINKVVAYYKKNSVEEFKTYFADILKEQKLASEMQKKIIDGVEITPEEVRNFFKKIPKDELPTFGAEMEVAQIVVEPKVSKEDKQKVIDRLNGIRKDVLDGSSFATKAVLYSQDPGSSSAGGYYKMTRKTPFVKEFKDVAFSLAEGEISEPFETNFGFHIIMVDKIKGQEVELRHILIAPTVSEDALKEAKERITNIRKKIESKEITFADAARTESDEKETRANGGTLVNPNTQDTRFELTKMDPTLYSQVSNLKDAEISQPLLNTDEKGKKTYKLITVTNRIEEHTADYAKDYTKIKELALKEKQINTIAKWFDTKIKDTYIKIIGEYRDCAFTNNWLKK; from the coding sequence ATGTTATTAAAAAAATTACAGCTAAAAACAATTGATTACAAACTAGGGTTAACAATATGTTTTTTACTTTTTTTCAACTCATTTATTTCGGCACAAGAAATTATTCCGGATGTAGTAGCACAAAAACCGGTTGAAGTTCCATCTTCTGGACAGAAGCAAAAAATTGACGGTATTATAGCAACTGTTGGAGATTATATTGTTTTAGATTCTGATATTGATAAAGGATATTTAGAAATTACCAGTCAGGGAGGTTCAATAAAAGATATTACAAGATGCCAAATGCTTGGTAAACTTTTAGAAGATAAATTATATGCACACCAGGCTATTCAGGATAGTATTATTGTAAGCGATGCTGAAGTAAGAAGCATGATGGAAGAGCGTTTAAACTATATGCTGCAACAAGTTGGAGATATAAATAAAGTGGTAGCTTATTATAAGAAAAATTCTGTAGAAGAATTTAAAACTTATTTTGCAGACATATTAAAAGAGCAGAAGTTAGCTTCTGAAATGCAGAAAAAGATTATTGATGGTGTTGAAATTACGCCGGAAGAAGTTCGTAATTTCTTTAAAAAAATACCAAAAGATGAATTGCCAACTTTTGGAGCCGAAATGGAAGTGGCACAAATTGTAGTTGAGCCAAAAGTTTCTAAAGAAGACAAGCAAAAAGTAATAGACCGATTAAATGGCATTAGAAAAGATGTACTTGACGGATCTAGTTTTGCTACAAAAGCAGTTTTATATTCTCAGGATCCCGGATCATCTTCCGCCGGAGGTTACTATAAAATGACAAGAAAAACACCTTTTGTAAAAGAATTTAAAGATGTTGCTTTTAGTTTAGCTGAAGGTGAAATTTCTGAACCATTTGAAACTAATTTTGGATTCCATATTATTATGGTTGATAAAATAAAAGGACAAGAGGTAGAATTACGCCATATTTTAATTGCACCAACAGTTTCTGAAGATGCTTTGAAAGAAGCTAAAGAAAGAATTACAAACATTAGAAAAAAGATTGAAAGTAAAGAGATTACTTTTGCTGATGCTGCAAGAACAGAATCTGATGAGAAAGAAACAAGAGCAAATGGTGGAACTTTAGTGAATCCAAACACACAAGATACCCGTTTTGAGTTGACCAAAATGGATCCAACATTATACAGCCAGGTTTCAAATTTAAAAGATGCAGAGATTTCTCAACCACTTTTAAATACAGATGAAAAAGGTAAAAAAACGTATAAATTAATTACTGTTACGAACAGAATTGAAGAGCATACAGCTGATTATGCTAAAGATTATACTAAAATTAAAGAATTAGCTTTAAAAGAAAAACAAATCAATACTATTGCAAAATGGTTTGATACAAAAATAAAAGATACCTATATTAAAATTATCGGAGAGTACAGAGATTGTGCTTTTACAAACAATTGGCTGAAAAAATAA